One genomic window of Corynebacterium pseudotuberculosis includes the following:
- a CDS encoding DUF4190 domain-containing protein, producing the protein MTTPKNPYGNNENDFGSGLSQPNSMPAYPGTGNTEGAYGQDSFNGMSCNNQEYGAVVPVNNTIAYWALGFAVVSILAVLSIVGLVFAFIPALIALVLAIIALVKARKMPLGAKTHKGMSIVSLVLSVLVILASLVGTLILGAFVVDTAGNCVNLPQEEQQKCIESELSKKFNN; encoded by the coding sequence ATGACCACTCCGAAGAACCCTTATGGCAACAATGAAAATGATTTTGGTAGCGGGTTATCGCAACCGAACTCAATGCCTGCATATCCTGGAACTGGGAATACAGAAGGGGCTTATGGCCAAGATTCCTTCAACGGAATGAGCTGTAACAATCAAGAATATGGTGCAGTAGTTCCGGTGAACAATACTATCGCTTATTGGGCGCTGGGTTTTGCTGTTGTTTCTATTCTTGCTGTTCTCAGCATTGTCGGCCTTGTTTTTGCTTTTATTCCAGCACTTATTGCTCTTGTTCTAGCAATTATTGCGTTGGTGAAAGCTCGTAAGATGCCTTTAGGTGCGAAAACGCATAAAGGTATGTCTATTGTCTCACTGGTTCTCAGCGTACTGGTTATCCTTGCTTCGCTGGTGGGCACTCTGATTCTAGGGGCTTTTGTTGTAGACACGGCGGGGAACTGCGTTAATCTTCCTCAAGAAGAGCAACAGAAGTGCATTGAGTCCGAGCTGAGCAAAAAGTTTAATAACTAA
- a CDS encoding RNA polymerase sigma factor, whose amino-acid sequence MAATDNSESSATARANGTSLSGVSASEAAVPAVKKTAKKVAAKKTARKVARKAAPRKAEPVSTTVGPVGGIEAESSTASSIEPDSVELKDSAPVKKAAKKTAKKVAKKAPQRASKVKEPVEISPELEVTDEDDLEADDADDYDPLSDAEDDLHDEEDDLVSVLDDDDEEDTSEESEEDEEDEGSSVWDEDESAALRQARKDAELTASADSVRAYLKQIGKVALLNAEQEVSLAKRIEAGLYATYRMEQMEEAFNNGDKEAKLTPAVKRDLRAIARDGRKAKNHLLEANLRLVVSLAKRYTGRGMAFLDLIQEGNLGLIRAVEKFDYTKGYKFSTYATWWIRQAITRAMADQARTIRIPVHMVEVINKLGRIQRELLQDLGREPTPQELAKEMDITEEKVLEIQQYAREPISLDQTIGDEGDSQLGDFIEDSEAVIAVDAVSFTLLQDQLQDVLHTLSEREAGVVKLRFGLTDGMPRTLDEIGQVYGVTRERIRQIESKTMSKLRHPSRSQVLRDYLD is encoded by the coding sequence GTGGCAGCCACTGATAATTCAGAATCTTCCGCAACGGCACGCGCTAACGGCACTAGTCTCTCTGGCGTTTCTGCCAGTGAAGCAGCCGTCCCTGCCGTAAAGAAGACGGCAAAGAAAGTTGCGGCAAAGAAGACGGCCCGCAAGGTCGCTCGGAAAGCTGCTCCGCGCAAAGCTGAGCCGGTATCCACAACAGTGGGTCCCGTCGGCGGTATTGAAGCTGAATCCTCCACCGCGTCATCCATCGAACCGGATTCTGTCGAGTTGAAGGATTCTGCTCCCGTGAAAAAAGCGGCTAAGAAAACCGCTAAAAAGGTAGCCAAGAAAGCACCTCAACGTGCATCCAAGGTCAAAGAGCCAGTAGAGATTTCTCCTGAATTGGAAGTTACCGATGAAGATGATCTCGAAGCTGACGACGCCGACGATTACGATCCTCTCAGTGACGCAGAGGATGATCTTCATGATGAAGAAGACGACCTCGTATCGGTCCTCGACGATGACGATGAGGAAGACACCTCAGAGGAATCTGAGGAAGACGAGGAAGACGAGGGGTCTTCTGTCTGGGACGAGGATGAGTCCGCGGCATTACGCCAGGCACGTAAAGATGCCGAGCTTACAGCTTCTGCAGACTCGGTGCGCGCTTATCTGAAGCAGATCGGTAAAGTTGCTCTCCTTAATGCAGAGCAAGAAGTCTCCCTAGCTAAGCGTATTGAGGCGGGTCTTTATGCCACTTACCGCATGGAGCAGATGGAAGAGGCTTTTAACAACGGCGATAAGGAAGCAAAGCTAACGCCTGCAGTTAAACGCGATCTCCGCGCTATCGCTCGCGATGGGCGTAAGGCTAAGAATCATTTGTTAGAAGCCAACCTGCGCCTCGTGGTTTCTTTAGCTAAGCGTTATACCGGTCGCGGTATGGCTTTCTTGGACTTAATCCAAGAGGGCAACCTTGGACTTATCCGCGCAGTGGAAAAGTTCGATTACACCAAGGGATACAAGTTCTCCACGTATGCTACCTGGTGGATCCGACAAGCCATTACCCGCGCAATGGCAGATCAAGCCCGAACCATCCGTATTCCTGTCCATATGGTAGAGGTCATCAACAAGCTGGGTAGAATCCAGCGTGAGCTGCTCCAGGATTTGGGACGCGAGCCCACTCCGCAAGAGCTGGCCAAGGAAATGGATATCACCGAGGAAAAGGTTCTCGAGATCCAACAATATGCGCGCGAACCGATCTCTCTCGATCAGACTATCGGCGACGAAGGCGACAGTCAGCTTGGTGACTTTATCGAGGATTCCGAGGCAGTTATCGCTGTTGACGCAGTTTCCTTTACGTTACTGCAAGACCAGCTGCAGGATGTTCTCCACACCCTCTCAGAGCGCGAAGCCGGCGTGGTCAAACTCCGTTTTGGCCTCACCGATGGCATGCCCCGAACTCTCGATGAGATCGGCCAGGTTTATGGAGTTACCCGTGAGCGTATCCGCCAGATCGAGTCTAAGACTATGTCCAAGCTACGGCACCCTTCGCGTTCCCAGGTTCTCCGTGATTACCTTGATTAA
- the ppgK gene encoding polyphosphate--glucose phosphotransferase, producing MTRIGFGIDVGGSGIKGARVDLDTGDFVGDRIKILTPKPATPEAVAQTISRIVAEAEWEGPVGITLPSVIRNQVALSAANIDQSWINVDVQKLFTKTLGGRNIAVLNDADAAGIAEVAFGEDQARRGSAILLTLGTGIGSAFFINGVLFPNTELGHMIVEGKEAEHLASSAAKDRDELSYSKWAKRVSKVLSEYERLFWPDVFIVGGGISRKADKWVPKLTIDTPVIPAKLRNTAGIVGAAMAADQNIRP from the coding sequence ATGACACGAATTGGCTTTGGCATTGATGTTGGCGGATCTGGGATTAAAGGTGCCCGCGTTGATCTGGATACCGGTGATTTTGTCGGAGATCGGATCAAAATTTTAACCCCCAAGCCTGCCACCCCCGAAGCGGTCGCCCAAACGATTTCTCGCATTGTTGCAGAGGCCGAATGGGAAGGACCCGTCGGAATAACGCTGCCTTCCGTAATCCGGAATCAAGTAGCACTTTCTGCCGCCAACATTGACCAATCATGGATCAATGTTGATGTTCAAAAATTATTTACCAAGACCCTGGGCGGGCGTAACATCGCAGTGCTTAACGACGCCGATGCGGCGGGCATCGCCGAGGTAGCCTTCGGAGAAGATCAAGCTCGACGTGGTTCCGCCATTTTGCTCACTCTAGGCACTGGGATCGGTTCCGCTTTCTTTATCAACGGGGTCTTATTCCCCAACACCGAGTTAGGGCACATGATCGTAGAGGGAAAGGAAGCCGAGCATCTAGCTTCATCTGCAGCAAAAGATCGCGATGAGTTGAGCTATTCCAAATGGGCCAAGCGCGTTTCTAAAGTCCTCAGCGAATACGAACGACTTTTTTGGCCAGACGTTTTTATCGTAGGCGGTGGTATCTCACGCAAAGCTGATAAATGGGTACCCAAACTCACTATCGATACGCCCGTCATACCTGCAAAACTACGTAATACCGCAGGTATCGTAGGAGCAGCAATGGCGGCAGACCAAAATATCAGGCCTTAG
- a CDS encoding DUF4193 domain-containing protein — protein sequence MATDYDAPRRREEDEIETDSLEGLKAAESTKNDIDDDGEIVEPFELPTVDLSGEELNVTVIPRRSDEFTCSICYLVQRNNRIDHIEEDGSVVCKDCA from the coding sequence ATGGCGACTGACTACGACGCACCCCGACGTCGAGAAGAAGACGAGATTGAGACTGACTCCTTAGAGGGGCTAAAAGCCGCGGAGTCAACTAAGAATGATATTGACGATGACGGTGAGATTGTCGAACCTTTTGAGCTTCCCACGGTAGACCTTTCGGGCGAAGAACTGAACGTTACCGTGATTCCTCGTCGTTCTGACGAGTTCACTTGCTCCATTTGCTATTTGGTTCAACGCAATAATCGTATTGATCACATCGAAGAGGACGGCAGCGTGGTCTGCAAGGATTGCGCCTAA